A genomic region of Candidatus Bathyarchaeia archaeon contains the following coding sequences:
- the rpsJ gene encoding 30S ribosomal protein S10, translating into MVRKARIRLTSTDYKKLEEVCQELKAIAEKTGVKMTGPIPLPTKRLKVPVLKSPCGEGTATWDKWELRIHKRLVDIDAEERAMRRIMRIRVPEEVHVTIELL; encoded by the coding sequence ATGGTTAGGAAGGCGCGGATACGCCTAACAAGCACAGACTATAAGAAGCTCGAGGAAGTATGCCAAGAGCTTAAGGCGATAGCCGAAAAAACAGGGGTGAAAATGACAGGGCCTATTCCGTTGCCTACCAAGAGGCTTAAGGTTCCAGTTTTGAAGTCTCCATGCGGTGAGGGAACAGCTACATGGGACAAGTGGGAACTACGCATCCATAAACGTCTAGTGGACATTGACGCTGAAGAACGCGCCATGAGGCGGATTATGCGTATCCGCGTCCCAGAAGAAGTACATGTGACAATAGAACTTCTTTAG
- a CDS encoding AN1-type zinc finger domain-containing protein — MKCQKCGTETFLPFKCPYCGGYFCTEHRLPENHECPRIETARAPVKEEQTRASQTWKPLEYTITYIPIETRRKIHFSTKEVMHFAVAALVVFGIGLSLGISPRTIKNIGGVPMLLAFGVIVMASFLIHELAHKFTAQKNGLWAEFRIILFGLVLTAISIILPRFKIISPGAVVISGLTSKRSVGKISIAGPFTNILLSMVFLIAAHFAPAGSFEYLFLLSFAINAWIAFINLIPFGMLDGLKVFFWNKVVWALAFTTSLVLTLASFILLPV; from the coding sequence ATGAAGTGTCAAAAATGTGGAACAGAGACCTTTCTGCCGTTTAAATGTCCTTACTGTGGAGGGTATTTCTGCACCGAGCACCGTCTACCAGAAAACCATGAATGCCCAAGAATCGAAACGGCACGGGCACCAGTAAAGGAAGAGCAAACAAGAGCTTCCCAAACATGGAAGCCGCTTGAATACACAATCACATATATCCCAATAGAAACTAGAAGGAAAATTCACTTCAGCACCAAAGAAGTCATGCATTTTGCGGTGGCGGCGCTGGTTGTTTTTGGCATAGGACTGTCCCTAGGAATTTCGCCCAGAACAATCAAAAATATCGGAGGGGTTCCGATGCTCCTCGCCTTTGGAGTTATAGTAATGGCCTCCTTTCTAATCCACGAATTAGCCCACAAGTTCACAGCTCAGAAAAACGGCTTATGGGCGGAATTCAGAATAATACTTTTTGGCTTAGTATTAACGGCCATATCCATTATTTTGCCACGCTTCAAAATAATATCACCGGGAGCAGTGGTCATTTCGGGGTTAACAAGCAAGAGAAGTGTTGGTAAAATCTCAATAGCCGGACCATTCACAAACATCTTATTGTCCATGGTGTTTCTTATCGCTGCGCATTTTGCCCCAGCGGGCAGCTTTGAGTATTTGTTTCTACTGAGTTTCGCGATAAATGCCTGGATAGCCTTCATCAACCTAATCCCCTTCGGAATGCTTGACGGCCTAAAAGTCTTCTTCTGGAACAAGGTTGTTTGGGCTTTAGCCTTCACCACAAGTTTAGTCTTAACATTGGCATCATTCATACTTTTACCAGTATAG
- a CDS encoding DNA repair exonuclease yields the protein MKAFSFVHAADLHLGYSQYGLEVRREDFDKAFKELVDKTLELKPSFLIISGDLFHNARPSNVTLENAIKNFSRLREAGIPVLVVDGSHDSAPNVVTSTILNPLDSAGLIYYLPRHEGACWRKPECCYVYGVPNYRTRRKTEEMLPAFMEQNKPTPDPSLFNIFVFHMALDIPEVNPPYIEAEAPVELIPEGFNYYAAGHVHRSYMGTLKTGLLVYPGSTETINYDEAGNEKGFYYVEVNEKGEVTPQFIKLESPRKFVVLEQDFTGVTASKITELAVQLVKGADEEGAVLIPVLRGVLPVEASRAEVDVAQIRGAAEKALLVHPVILLRESEVPEAVVRSIFESEIKDLKTKSFEYFLQIFSERYGPQEAEKIAKAAVNLIEPLTKKQDEKVRQILEELLQ from the coding sequence GTGAAGGCTTTCAGTTTCGTTCATGCCGCAGACTTGCATTTGGGCTATTCTCAATATGGTTTAGAAGTGAGACGTGAAGACTTTGACAAAGCGTTTAAGGAGCTTGTTGACAAAACCCTTGAGCTAAAACCGTCATTCCTCATAATTTCTGGAGACCTTTTCCACAATGCCAGACCATCCAACGTAACACTGGAGAATGCCATAAAAAACTTCAGCAGACTCCGCGAGGCCGGCATTCCAGTGCTGGTTGTTGACGGCTCCCACGACTCTGCGCCAAACGTTGTCACCAGCACAATTCTCAACCCATTGGACAGTGCCGGGCTCATCTACTATCTGCCAAGACATGAGGGGGCTTGTTGGCGGAAACCGGAATGCTGCTACGTTTACGGAGTGCCCAACTATCGGACTAGGCGTAAAACTGAGGAGATGCTTCCAGCTTTTATGGAGCAGAACAAACCAACGCCTGACCCTTCACTGTTCAATATTTTCGTTTTTCACATGGCACTGGATATTCCAGAGGTTAATCCGCCCTACATAGAGGCTGAAGCCCCAGTTGAGCTTATACCCGAAGGCTTCAATTACTATGCTGCTGGACATGTTCACAGATCCTACATGGGAACGCTAAAAACCGGATTACTCGTTTACCCAGGAAGCACAGAGACAATAAACTATGACGAGGCTGGGAACGAGAAAGGCTTCTACTATGTGGAAGTGAACGAGAAAGGAGAGGTTACTCCACAGTTTATAAAGTTGGAGTCTCCCCGCAAATTTGTTGTTTTAGAGCAAGACTTCACTGGTGTTACTGCGTCGAAAATCACTGAACTCGCTGTGCAACTCGTGAAGGGCGCCGACGAAGAAGGTGCTGTTTTAATTCCAGTTTTGCGTGGTGTCTTGCCCGTTGAGGCTAGCCGTGCAGAGGTTGATGTCGCCCAAATTAGGGGCGCGGCTGAAAAGGCTTTGCTTGTCCATCCGGTTATTTTGCTGCGGGAGAGCGAAGTTCCAGAGGCTGTTGTTCGCTCCATATTCGAAAGCGAAATCAAGGATTTGAAAACGAAAAGCTTCGAATACTTCCTCCAAATCTTCTCTGAACGCTATGGCCCGCAAGAAGCTGAGAAAATTGCCAAGGCTGCTGTCAACCTAATTGAGCCGCTAACCAAAAAGCAAGACGAAAAGGTTAGGCAGATTCTGGAGGAGCTTCTCCAATGA
- a CDS encoding SMC family ATPase gives MKIEVVQLENIRSHVKSTVPFARGFNCLVGGLGCGKSSILYAIDFALFGDPLGRSYDYLLRDGAETGKVVVQFTHNGKSYTISRGLKRRGKGISQDLDELKLFEGETLIASVKSDAVAEQLKAITGLEKELFREIVWVRQEHLKELLDAPPRERQKRLDELFGLSEYETAWSNMAGYQKEYEGEKRAYEKDPDIVGIKKLNEDYNSLARDFAQLEVDIQENTRKLGEAKKALEEADQKLKKLEELRTSVENLKRREAQIQASLASLEDSLASLAEKFEGKKAIIENLKQRINAMESQANTYKEALKAVGVPADQSIETLRQHLSAFDEQIASLKAEQEAILRNLQADQRRLSSLSTENRCPLCLQPLTADYKNSLVERIQKENSERQMTISQLQEDIEELQQIREKASSAISNLQALLPRIEDLKARLNEESKALAELSTEFEEKQKMENTLRVQLEGIRAEIGRFDMSQLETARRLREQAFQQYYRLEADLRTKENRKKDMMQRLDEIKERIDQAQKKLEELEKLDKLLGVISSIRDAYRSIQPKLRSEFVKVLKNFVQQILDSLVGEEGAPINITIDETYTPYVISETGVEREVSNLSGGERTLIAFAYRLGLGQLIMQSRTGHGLSLLLLDEPTESLGREDGSIDRLAEAISRFKAVEQIIAVTHSEAFAEKAEHVIRVEKEAGESKISVEK, from the coding sequence ATGAAAATCGAAGTTGTCCAGTTGGAGAACATTCGCTCCCACGTGAAGTCCACAGTTCCATTTGCAAGAGGCTTCAACTGTCTTGTTGGCGGTTTGGGTTGCGGAAAATCCAGTATACTTTACGCCATAGACTTCGCCCTTTTCGGAGACCCCCTTGGAAGGAGTTACGACTATCTATTACGGGATGGTGCTGAAACTGGAAAAGTTGTTGTCCAGTTCACCCACAACGGCAAAAGCTACACTATATCGAGGGGTTTAAAGAGGCGTGGGAAGGGCATAAGCCAAGACCTTGACGAGCTTAAACTCTTTGAGGGCGAAACCCTAATTGCAAGTGTGAAAAGCGACGCTGTTGCAGAACAATTGAAGGCTATTACGGGATTGGAGAAGGAGCTTTTCCGAGAAATAGTCTGGGTTCGCCAAGAACACCTAAAAGAGCTTTTGGACGCCCCGCCGAGAGAGCGGCAAAAACGCCTAGACGAACTCTTCGGTTTGTCAGAATACGAAACAGCATGGAGCAATATGGCTGGTTACCAGAAAGAATACGAAGGCGAAAAAAGAGCATACGAAAAGGACCCGGACATAGTTGGAATTAAAAAGCTTAATGAGGATTACAACAGCCTAGCCAGAGACTTCGCCCAGCTAGAGGTTGACATCCAAGAAAATACGAGAAAACTGGGCGAAGCCAAAAAGGCTTTGGAGGAGGCAGACCAGAAACTCAAAAAACTTGAGGAGCTTAGAACATCCGTAGAGAACCTCAAACGCAGGGAAGCCCAGATACAAGCCAGCCTAGCAAGCCTTGAAGATTCTCTGGCTTCGCTGGCTGAAAAATTTGAAGGGAAAAAAGCAATAATTGAGAATTTGAAGCAGCGCATCAACGCTATGGAGTCGCAAGCAAACACCTACAAGGAAGCGCTTAAAGCGGTTGGGGTTCCAGCAGACCAGTCTATCGAAACCTTGAGGCAACACCTTTCAGCCTTCGACGAGCAAATCGCAAGCCTAAAAGCAGAACAAGAAGCTATTCTCAGAAATCTCCAAGCAGACCAGCGAAGGCTTTCATCGCTTTCAACTGAAAACCGGTGCCCGCTCTGCCTCCAGCCTCTAACTGCCGATTACAAGAACAGCCTAGTGGAGCGCATCCAAAAGGAAAACAGCGAAAGGCAAATGACCATAAGCCAGCTTCAAGAAGACATCGAGGAACTGCAGCAGATAAGGGAGAAAGCCAGCTCCGCCATATCCAACCTTCAGGCTTTGCTGCCGAGAATTGAAGACTTGAAAGCCCGCTTAAACGAGGAGTCTAAGGCTTTAGCTGAGCTTTCAACGGAATTTGAGGAAAAGCAGAAAATGGAAAACACGTTGAGAGTTCAGCTTGAAGGCATAAGGGCGGAAATTGGCAGATTTGACATGTCTCAGCTTGAAACCGCCAGAAGGCTTAGAGAACAAGCCTTTCAGCAGTATTATAGACTTGAAGCTGACCTGCGAACTAAGGAAAACCGAAAGAAGGACATGATGCAGCGGTTGGATGAAATTAAGGAGCGCATAGACCAGGCCCAGAAAAAATTGGAGGAGTTGGAAAAGCTTGACAAGCTTTTGGGCGTTATAAGTAGCATACGTGACGCCTATAGGAGCATTCAGCCAAAACTGCGAAGCGAATTTGTAAAAGTCTTGAAGAATTTTGTTCAGCAAATCCTAGACAGCCTGGTAGGCGAAGAAGGAGCGCCCATAAACATCACGATAGACGAGACTTATACGCCGTATGTGATAAGCGAGACTGGTGTGGAAAGAGAAGTTTCAAACCTTTCTGGTGGAGAGCGCACCCTAATAGCCTTCGCATACCGCCTCGGGCTTGGTCAACTAATAATGCAGTCCAGAACCGGTCATGGCTTAAGCCTCCTACTGCTTGACGAACCCACTGAAAGCCTTGGAAGG